A part of Ammospiza caudacuta isolate bAmmCau1 chromosome 5, bAmmCau1.pri, whole genome shotgun sequence genomic DNA contains:
- the PROSER2 gene encoding proline and serine-rich protein 2: MPRNLLVDPPEMASETSPEHTHGSMERAGTVENHGSQARCRNLTLDDESLKYLTHEEQDVLMFFEETIDALEDDLEEMALRDSGIHCQSPRSTEENVSSHSETEDIIDLVQSTPEGSDHEGPSSRDTEPVLDAPGRAQSPQPAVPADLPPHPPAPPPAVSESLPLPPPPPAPVQHPKLLRSVPTPLIVAQQMSEQQQGESRARFPGAGNPDRRKAPVANGEHWPAAKHPPAPAPKLHRFPSNINITNVSGREFSETISKAAVNVQERRAQVLANINGGALPAAELEERLHKSDFLSRNRSSSLRDLSSEQTRYEALTKLGLVKGKPAQDQVDHAPSTQQPDVQPKQPEAVTNGYQNINEMLKSEPSPFLPMGKTVTIRPEVALATNKVSSPQQSTEKSCSDYKQAGVSLDMRRRSGSLPRPPGFRSQGITVKFSGRGSTEEARREALRKLGLLKETA; this comes from the exons GATGATGAAAGTTTGAAATACTTAACTCATGAAGAGCAGGATGTTCTCATGTTCTTTGAGGAAACCATAGATGCCTTAGAAGATGACTTGGAGGAGATGGCCCTGCGTGACAGTGGCATCCACTGTCAGTCCCCAAGGTCCACAGAGGAAAATGTGTCCAGTCATTCAGAGACTGAAGATATCATTGACTTGGTGCAGTCAACACCTGAGGGCAGTGACCATGAGGGCCCTTccagcagagacacagaacCAG TGTTGGATGCGCctgggagagcccagagccctcagccgGCTGTACCTGCTGACCTTCCTCCACACCCCCCTGCACCACCCCCAGCGGTGTCCGAGagccttcctcttcctcctccaccccctgctccagtgcagcACCCGAAGCTGCTCCGCTCTGTGCCCACTCCTCTCATCGTGGCCCAGCAGATGtcggagcagcagcagggggagAGCCGGGCGCGCTTCCCAGGCGCAGGGAATCCCGACAGGAGGAAAGCCCCGGTGGCCAACGGTGAACATTGGCCAGCGGCCAAGCACCCTCCTGCCCCCGCCCCCAAGCTGCACCGCTTCCCAAGCAACATCAACATAACAAATGTCAGCGGCAGGGAGTTCAGCGAGACCATTTCCAAAGCGGCGGTGAACGTGCAGGAGCGGCGGGCTCAGGTGCTGGCCAACATCAATGGGGGAGCTCTTCCGGCAGCTGAACTGGAGGAGAGGCTGCACAAAAGCGATTTCTTGTCACGGAACAGAAGTTCTTCCCTACGGGATCTCTCCTCTGAGCAAACTCGCTACGAAGCCCTGACAAAACTCGGCCTAGTCAAGGGAAAGCCAGCTCAGGACCAAGTGGACCATGCCCCCAGCACTCAGCAGCCTGATGTGCAGCCCAAGCAGCCAGAGGCTGTTACCAATGGATACCAAAACATCAATGAGATGTTAAAAAGCGAGCCCAGCCCTTTCCTTCCTATGGGCAAAACTGTAACAATCAGACCAGAGGTGGCTCTTGCCACTAACAAAGTCAGCAgcccacagcagagcacagaaaaaagTTGCAGTGATTATAAACAAGCTGGTGTAAGCCTGGACATGAGGAGGAGGTCGGGTTCTCTGCCCAGACCTCCAGGGTTTCGATCCCAAGGGATAACGGTGAAGTTTTCCGGCCGTGGCTCCACTGAAGAAGCCAGGAGAGAGGCACTCAGGAAACTGGGACTGCTGAAAGAGACTGCCTAA